A segment of the Rhizoctonia solani chromosome 12, complete sequence genome:
CTCTGAAGGGAATCCAGCGATATTCGATCCGTCAAGCTACTATGGACACAATGAATCAGAGTAAGTCTACGCTATACATATGTTAATTTTGTTTGTGTCTCACCACTCTCTAGCCTTGCGATTGGGAGAATGTTTGGTGGCTTTTCAGCTGTATTCTATGAGCAATACCATTTAATCCGGCCAAAGTCTGAGCCGTTGGAAGAATACGATCAACGAGTCAAACTATATCAGCTTTTCCACTACTTGAATCATACTGTGCTATTTGGCGTAAGTGATGTAAATGAGCATCCGAGTCGGCACTAATAGGCGGACCAACGTCTTTCTTAGAGCGGATATGCCAATCAGGCAATGAATCTGGCAACTCAACTGCTCAAATCCCTCCCATTGTAAACAGTTTGTATTATGCAAATAGTATGGTAATTTAAGAATGAAACAAGACCAGTAATATTTAAGTGGCATGAAAAGGCTAGCATCCTCATATGGGCAGTTCAATTCTGGAATAAAAGAATCCGCCTTGCTTCACAGCGTAGTTCCATAGTGCACTGAAAGGGCAAAGGGAACCTTCTGCGGGTCAGGACAAATAATCGTTTAAAAGGTTGGAACAGCTCGAATACCTCACAAGAGAATTTCCGGTTAGCTTTGTCTCCGGCATGATGTTGTTTTCTTGACTATCTTTGGCGGGTCTGATGTTCAAAATAGACAGCGTTGTAGCAACGGCCAAAAATAAGAACGCATCGGCAAACTCCTGGCCCGGACAGATGCTACAAACATTTAGGTATAAGCGAAACTGAGAGTTAAAGTAAGATTGATACAAACCGTCTTCCAAAACCAAACGTGGGAGGGTCTGGTGTCGTTGGGATTTTGAACCGGTCTGGGTCGAATTTCTCAGGGTTGGGGTATGTCTCGGGATTGGAACACATTGCCCTACGATGTTAACTTGTATTGGCCCACACGTGCGCTACATGTTATACGCACCAGATGTTTCCCATTCTGCGGTAGATTAATAGGGGTTCAATAAAGTTAGAGCTGGTATGGAATCGAAAAGAGATTGCACTCTTACACAACGGCCTCTTTGGGAATGAAATATCCCCTGTACACATCATCTTTGGCGCACACATGCGGAACTCCTATTCACGAGTAATCACAATCTATCAATTAAGATTTGTGCTCAAACAATATACCTAACGGTCCTACTGGTCGCCAGCGAAATACCTCCTTGACAACACGACCTATGTAAGGTAAATCATCTTGATCTTGCATTTCGGGAAGGCGTTGATTGCCAACAACAGTATCCAATTCTTGCTGAGCCTTTACTTGTATATCCGGATTGTGTATCATGGCAAGGATAAAAATCAAGATAGTCGAAGTTGTCTGGTATATTTGAATATTCCGGAGGAAGTTCTATATCATCGCCAACACCTACCGTCTCTATTGCACCTTCACGTGGTATTTTAGCAACACATGGAGTTTAAATCTTGAATAATGGACTATACCTGCATATAGCGATCCTATTGCCCATTTGATTccatcctcttcctccttttGGTCTGTTACGGATCCATTGTTTGCCAGCCTGGCTAAAAGGGAGCCAAGAGCGGAAGGCAGAGCCGTGCCATTAACCTTGCATCATTCATTAGTAAGTTCAAAGCAACACGTCCTTATCACCAGTGAGTACCATTTGTTGTTTGGTCCACCCAAAAGGTATATTTATCAAGCTTTCACGAGCTTTGCTCCAAGCTATTGCCTGTCGCTTCCAACTGGCGCCAGGGAACCATGAAGGGACGTACTGGAGCCATGGGAATATATTTACAAGGAAGTCTGGAGGCTAGGTCAACTAATGAAATTAATAAAGAGTGACACACACCAGGGGGCATTGATGCATCACTAAAACCTTGCATACCCGCTCTGGCTATGCCAATCATGGGATCTCCTGCTTCAGTGGCCTTGTACCCATACGCAGATTGTAGAATAACAGCGCCTACCGCACTAGACTGCACGGTTAACCTGTTCACAACATGGCAATTCATAACCTACTGTGCAATCTTGGACTGCAATCCACAAGTATCAGAAATCCGTAGAACTAGCAACCAGGTGTGTTTAACAATGGCCGGCCACATTATTTTGAGCGCCTTCTTCTGGAGTACTTCATGCATCACTTTACGCTGTCCTTTCCATTGGTTGCCATAGTTTAATAAACCAGATGCTTTCCCCCAGTTAGTTCTGCAATTCAACCAGACATGACAATTTTGCCTGTCTTATTTGCAGCCCCAACTTACAGTCTTGGACTAGCCAGCATAGGAATTTGGAAACAATTTGAATAGTATAGAGCTTGTTTGACAAGAAGTTCATTGACGTCTTCCACTATATTCAATACAACAATTGGCTGTCCCAGTAGTTTCACGGATACTATGCTGCCTGGATGACAGCAGTACATGCATTGTCAATAATAAACATCAAATGAAGAGGCGCGCCATCACATGCTACCAAGCTTGTCACCCCATGCTTTATAAGCCACCTCCTTGTACTCAGTTGGCATATGTTGTATATGTCCAATGATTGGATTGCCTTGGGGACTTGGTGGGAGAGGTGGGTTTTGTTTTCTGTATTGCCACTTGTACGCAAGTGCTGAAACTGTGCAAACAATCACCAATGTTACTGCTGCTGGAATGACCGCCATAGTTTGTCCTGCAAGCTTGAGCAAGTTACTGGGAGGGGGGGGagctgtcgtagacacactcgataccagggaatttattcccattttctcaattttaaacgaagacaattggacaacattttcaatcacgtgactttggcgcttacatcatatgctaagcgccaagccacgtccccatccgcgcttacctcagcacgcgtagccacctccacctgatgacatcactatgacacgtatgcatgagtaaggctgactgcggattggggttcttatttgatacagtattgcacatagttgtatttgtaattaggtagctctgtaatatataaggaggccaaccaaccacggtaacacccaggttgattacctcttgttgcatcccccaactgtacaagggccttactgttatgtatcacacaattttgcattcacagctcaccatccacaataatctgtatatatctgactttctgatttaatggccatttgactcctattttccattatttctgtcattactctatgtaacgctcatattgactgtatgtgttacatatcgttcaatagagctccttccgctcgttctaacgctgcctgtcacgtgctcatacaataagatctcatggagatattagcttcacaagattctatctatgtggctcaagtaccttactaatcattatatttgtatctttacatctagctcatcacatgactagctctaacttgggaaatgaaccttattcctagcttagttgagtcatacctctcatgagattactaaggttctccttatctagtaatttctagtggcactgcaaatcctgcttatgagtcattctgcttgccaccagaatgactcacactaatgactcactctaagtgctcattggctgccaagcatttcttgatagactgagtcatgtatttagatgtttctattttttaactaattgcagttcaacccaagagcagtcacattccatcctagtcatatctgtgccttcccacccaccaatcaaagtcttaggaagcacagtcctaagcaagtcatattcatactctgactaggtgaatgactcagtaaccttgccactctagggtataaaaggggactcttgcatacccttggagggcaccaccttactttactccacctcactgttactgttgactgtcactcttgggtttgggcttgcccccctcaattgtgtgatattttgtgcctcaagatttcaaataacttaaacttgtataagtggatctcccaagtacccatagtgtggaaaggttgtagacctgatacagagttcttaggttaagtgaacagaaggcaatcatccttaaagaaggatatatactaagtaaccagttagttcctgcaactaggagtgaaacttacataactatctctgccaaagggaacctgagccagtactcttgctcttacagaaatacttactaagacactttacactgagaaaagatatatctgtagttgattgtattcaagatagctagacccagagaaccctaaagaagctacttctttacttagcttggaaattgggaaatcttccaacacagactctgctcagcaccagagtctcaacctcttttcccccaatttacaacacttacagcccagcaacccACTTAGTCACGCCTGTCactgttgccttaagcaacttactcaacgtagttacatagctcgCCACTGCCATtagggccttggtcattgtacttactTAGTTTGTCGTCGTAGGGTACCTcatcaccgccttaagcggatTACTGTCTTAGttacacggccacaagcgcccgcaccctcaacgtccttacagacgtctaggacaggaGCTGAATATAGTGGACAATATATCAAGCAGGAGCTTGCTGGAGTGTAGGGGAGTGCTATCTAGGGTGATTGCTTTGTATTGCAATTGGACAACCCTGTATATCCATATTGATTGAAATGCTTATTATTCAGCTGCACAAAACACCACCTTGGGCTTCCCACATATGTCATAGAAAGTGACGGGCCCCTTGACCCAGGCCAATGAATATCAGTGAGAGCCAAGTAGCCAAACGGTACTATTTTATATACTGGTGCATAATTAATAGGGAAAGATCTGAGGGTAAAGCACTGTAGCTACTGGAGGCTGGAGCTCAATGGTCTGGGTTTCTTCTATAAGAAAGTTCTAGCTACCCAGGGGTGTTATGTTTACAAAATTGGCTCAgagtttggcgcttattttaGCCTATTTGCATGACTTCTTGCTTGGTTGCCAATTGAATATTGTCCTTCCCGCATAAGTACTCCATTAAAACAATAATACACTGCAAACTGGAACCTTAGTACAAACGTGATAAAAGCGTACAGTATGGATGGCCTTTAGATCCATTGTTGGCATCCCAAGCTTTCAACGTTAGGATAAAAGTGCTTGCTTCCCATTGGAGCGCAGTCTAATAGAGCATTGGAAAGGAAGTGGGAACCTTTTGCTAGttagtacacaaatttgaACAAATACTTTAAGAATTAATTACCTAACAAGTGAATTTCCATTCAGTTTTGTGTCAGGAATAATATTGTTTCCTTGTTCATCCTTTGCAGGTTTGATGTCAAAGACAGACAACATTGTGGCAATAGCCAGGAACAAGGATGCATTAGCAAATTGCTGACCCAGGCAGATTCTACTAGGAATTGAGTGTTGGCATCAATTTAGATAGGGATTATGCTTGCTGTCTCCCAAAACCAAAGGCTGGAGGGTCGGGAGTGGCAGGGTCCATAAAACGGTCTGGATTGAATCTTTCAGGTTGAGAATATATCTCAGAATTGGAGCAAATTGCCCTATATGCACGCATTGTCACATAATCAGATCCATCTACCAATacctgtcatgccctagaggcgtgaccaccttagaatccactaagtcgaagaaatagtgaatatatgcgctattttcatgaagatttatggatatatgcatctttatgttatttaggcgctgagcgcttattatgtaatcccatcacatgacctttagtcatgtgatcttgttttcttatctctggtcatgtgaccttatctttgttatgatgtttgtacatgtaattactcttccccttctctgtgaatatataaggagggttctgagagccttaagcctcagaactcaacctcttatcccttccaccactacctaccctaagacatacaattaagagtattgcctgagagcataccagtccctgtcaaaggtctttagccctgctatctttatagcatagtgcacttaaCTGtattaggtcttgtcctaccctttcctggcaattgcccttgagcattgttaggccctacttgctgataagtcctatattaggcaatagctagttaggtttacctcttggtagttgttggctctgacattaggttgagttcttcatcaccaacccttGTGGACAACTAGGgtgttagtactggcacaacccatcaagaaccagtgatccagcatagccagataatagtcaaaactggtgattgttgcactagggggttattgttacacggctagcattgcaaacgtccacccaaaagtctgccacaacttcttctgcgtcacagacagtcaaagacctgcttgtgcaaaacctgcctctgtatcacgcccatccaaggcttgttgatcagttgtaaggagcattcaacgctaggtattgagacagtgattagcgcaaagaataaactgtgagcttagtggggccaatcatctagcctccccttattcctaaactagtagtgaagttgccttattTAGCAAGGACGCTACTTAGTATCTATCATATCCCTCCTTCTCCACCATGTCTACCCAACCTTCCACCTATGTGCATGCCAACCCCAATGCGCTGTCAgtccccaccaatatccaggagatacctgcgtgggcccaggagatcaaaaacctcctcctggctatgaaCCAAAATCTATCCTTGGTCATAGGACAAGCGGCTGCCCACCATACAGACATTGGCACCACTCAGGCTACCCTCAACAACCATGATAGTAGCATCACcaaccttgacgccctcattgttaaactaggggctgatattgccaaaattggcaccgctgctgcttctggttcctcccttgccttggctaccaaggctccTAAACTTGCAACAccagacaaatttgatggGTCAGACAAAAATAAGGCAATCTCCTTCAGAGTTGCTGTTtctcattatctcaggatctcatatcctggctcaacGGTGGATGAGCAAATCGCCTTTATTATctcctgcctggatggcaaggcccatgagtggcttgagccctaccTGGAAGAGGATGTTGTTAAAGGGAACCCTgtttcttggctccacaatttggatgccttctggctgcaattcaatgcacgctggaatgtccaaaataggacTGAGAACTTCTGCGCCAAGCTGCGCACcctcaaacaaaccaagggagtccaagattattacaaggacttccagacctattctcaaggtcttggttaCAACGACCCCTCTCTCAGGGAtatgttctatgatggcttatcccacaaaattaaggaaactctcatggttcaagattatgaccatgcagatgcctctgtaactcttgcaactcttgcagagaaggcccttaaagtGGATCAATGCCTAGAGCAGTTTGCAGCCCAGCACaaggtgtcatgacccatgcctttgctggcatgtctcctgaccaagccacctactaataggatattccacagtctttagaaggccgcatatactcacatatatgcagtcagaactgtcattactctaagggctcatgacttagagactgacagtccaccagggtcacatgacctccccccctccagtcctttatcaaatactatactaaactactacggatttgaggtggggggggggatgacataatctcttctataataatatattattcagaccttgcccgcaggctccattaacattggcccgcggctaggggggcggggggagtgcaacgtcccccagcaatatatattattcatatatcactgtacatcacatatactatatatctttgacagtggatatatatggtaataacctttccagatatgggttatgacattgaaaacaagctgcttacctatacccagtatatatatatatatgtgtatatgtattgcctataggggatgtggggatgactaatgcccctacatcaatgatgcatcatatatatgaAGAATGAAGGTCAACCCCTTGGTACTTGGATTACCTTAAATGGTAACTCTCCTGCCAAAACAGGAAATACCTAGGTCAAGAAGGTATTGACTGAGGAGTTACCAAATAAGGAAGTCCACCTTCCCTTTTGGGAAgatgacaaatcaaccaTGACAAATCCAATCATGCTCAGTCATCACAGATTATGTAATTGATGATTATGTAATTGATGCTGACAAAGATGGATTAGTCATGAATTTGATTTGACACAGccacatcacatgaccaaatatGCCATTTCAAATAATGTCCCATTTGTCATGGTAATGCcactgtcatgtgattgtggctgtgcGGGTGACCGGCTATCCTGggccggattggggaataggattaccataaaaggaaatttggatgagtcatattggagtgtggctgtgcacaCCATGTGGATGACTCATCCTTCTAGAAGGTTCTGGAgcttcttttcttccaactccttccaaatatagtatctCCTCCACCGGAACTTCTTTTCACCGGTTCTTTTACTGCtttctgattggctaatcaaagaagaccctgatgcttctttgactcatactgcttcttgaggctgtgctgcaatttgaaatatgtatatagacccaagtgaagcCCAGGTATATAAAGGGGTGGGGACAGCTGCTTAAAAAACCAGCTTGTTTTTCCCCCCTGTCTTTGAACCCAAAAACTTAGATAGGTCCAGGAAGGCATGCTCCCTTAATGTGTGAACTTGTGACCATTTATTGgtaatcacatgaccattgtGTGTAAACATGAGTAAacatttgatatcatgaaCTCTCTCTATCATGATGTCAGAACATTAAGGTCTCCTTCAGGCAATGGAATGCTTTTGGTCCAGCTTCCATTCCCTTATCCTTGCTTAATCAACCATATATCTAACTAGTAATCATACCTTTCCCAAGTCAGCATAGGTCAAGATCATACTACTTACTCAGAAGGGACTGAGTCTACAACATTGAGTACTACTTCTTACTCTTTCTGAGGGGGTTTAGGGTCCCCCCTCTATCTAGGTCATAGGAATAATAAGGTTCTTGGAGAGGGGAGagcttggttcaattccagctaacCTTACCTATTGACATATCTACTTATACTCAATGATCAACAACTTTTCCATTATAAGGAAGAAGTCTTTCTTACCTATCAGTCAACTCTTGCTTCAAGACTACTTGAGAGGATTGATCTTCACCTCTAGCACACAGACATATGGTTAAGCACCCTTTCCATCAGTTTGATCAGTACTTCCTTGGACCATGGTAGGGAGGGTAGAGTGTGTGGTctgctaaaaggctggatcatccccagctagCTTTACCTCTCCTATTTCATGGTCTTTCATCTGCTTTGGGTCagtaaggctcttggtctagctctataagtctggttcaattccagctagccttacttggaccctgggagggaagaagaCAGTCTCTAAATGGCTGCAAATATTGGTACTTCCTTAGATCATGGTGGGGATGGTAGAGTGTGTGGTctgctaaaaggctggatcatccccagctagctttacctctcctacttcatgATCTTTTATCTGCTTCAGGATCagtaaggctcttggtctagctctataagtctggttcaattccagctagccttacttgaaccctgggagggaagaaggcagtgatGAATGACTGCAAATATTGAACAAACAGCATTTGATTGAAAATTGGTCAAGTCATTTTCAATAAGTGCAATTTCAGGTCCCCTAAAACTTGCACTAAAAGGGGGATAGAGTAGAGAGAAGAAAGTAGGGTTACAGGGTGGTAACTACTCCAAGGTCAAGAGGAGAGTTACAACCATGTCACTACTTTCAACTAAAGGCTATGGAGGATGGACTATCAAGATGAACCATGTGTAGTTGGCCAATGACTGTTGGCCAATTACTGTCAAAAATGGGAAATTTTTTTTCTGTCCATTCAGTGCTGGTATCCTGTTAGAGGTAGCTTTCCTCTTATTTTGCACAGATCTAGGTCCCCTAGACTTGTGCTTAaaaggggggcaatgtcatgacccatgcctttgctggcatgtctcctgaccaagccacctactaataggatattccacagtctttagaaggccgcatatactcacatatatgcagtcagaactgtcattactctaagggctcatgacttagagactgacagtccaccagggtcacatgacctccccccctccagtcctttatcaaatactatactaaactactacggatttgaggtggggggggggatgacataatctcttctataataatatattattcagaccttgcccgcaggctccattaacattggcccgtggctaggggggcggggggagtgcaacgtcccccagcaatatatattcatatatcactgtacatcacatatactatatatatctttgacagtggatatatatggtaataacctttccagatatgggttatgacacaagggtccctcttcctcttcaaaccaatctggaagcaaatccagcacttctacgtcagcagcagcccagggagcgcccagggataaactgtctgttggggaacaggtgtatgcaattgtggatggaaaggctaagAAGGGGGTTCTACAAAAGGTTGGCCAAAATGCCAAGGGAATAGCAGTTCCAATTGTCAAatggaatgatggcaccaccatggaTGTTACCTTTAAATCTCTTAAAAAGGATAACCACCCTGCCACTGCCACCTCTTCCACTGCTCCCAAgacttcctcctcctccttgcgcAACTCTGGTCCCTCACCAAtggacttagactctgcctcatctaaaggcaaaaaaccaattatatgcgcaacatgtggaggtaggggacactatgccaaccaatgcccctccaaatcctactctggccatgaggcccatatctctgaggatgagttggaaaatggggacctctgaacactaatgggaacagtgtatcagagggaaataatggacatttagatagcttggaaatcttttctgtaaataatatatctcctttaaatatattttcaagcatcttgcgttcaacaagttcccaaccctaaggttaccaagaaaatgaagcccttctttggatgggctatgattgattcaggtgcatcatcttgctttatacacaaggacttgatcaaacaatatggtatacctactacaaaaaaGTCTGTACCACATTGccttaaagtgattgatggaagagacattagttctggtttggtagattcagaatgtatatttactttagaattaggtagtcataaagaggttctgaaatgtaacatagctgatataggtaaacatagcatagtccttggaatgtcctggctcaagttacacaaccctactatagactggcctaataagcgtattacttttaattctcaatattgtaacaacacttgtctttctgtttctaattctatcctgggaaatgtcggtgggacttctaaccaccttgaaggcataccagaagacttaggaggtgttgaggtaattgaacctcttgaaggcatccctagggaaactggaggtactgtggattctccacttgaaagtatcccagtagaactgcgcaattttgcggaggtattttctgaggacatgaaggtgacggaactgccgccgcaccgtccttttgatttagggattgatttaatcgatcctgataaacctgttaaggctatggtataccccttgaaggcatctgatgatgaggaacttagaaaactccttaaagaacaattggacaaaggattgatttgcccatccaagtccaaatatggttccccagttcactttgtcaacaagaaaaatgggaaaaggcgtatggttgtggattatagatccctaaatgcaaatacagtcaagaatgcgtaccctctacctctaatacagtctctcattgagaaactaaggggcgcaaaatacttttccaccattgacctgaaatctggatataacttggtccggataaaggaaggtgatgaatggaagactgcgtttaaaaccaaatatggcctgtttgaatacctagtcatgccctttgggttatgcaacgctcctgctgcatttcagcacttcatgaatgagatatttagggacatattggacgtctatgtagtagtatatctagacaacatcctaatattctcagaaagcagggaattacacacaaaacatctccaagaggtactgaaaaggctgcaagacaatgcatgctactgtaacctggagaagtgtaatttctatgcatctgaagtagattaccttggtgtcattgccaatggtgaaggagtgaaagcagatcccaagaaaatcactcaagcggttgattgggcaacaccgcgctctgtcaaaggggttcaagagtttttgggctttataaatttctatagacgcttcatacataacttctcaaaattggcacaacccttataccaactactccaaaagaatataccttgggagtggggtgaacgccaagaagtgtcttttaaAGCTCTTGAACAGGCTCTCATTGAATCCCCTGTCTTAATCCAACCcaatccatacaaggagtttttccttgagtgtgacgcctctgattttgcaacgggcgctgtccttaatcaaaagggcagtgatgataaattacacccggttgcattcctatcaaaatccctagcacctgctgaaagaaactatgatatctttgtcctagacgtctgtaaggacgtcgaggaggcgggcgcttgcggccgggtaagactaagtaaaaaccgcttaaggcggtgggcaagctacctacaacgacaaccaactatactacggtgaccaagcctgtaagggcaatggtgagctagctaagt
Coding sequences within it:
- a CDS encoding cytochrome P450 family protein; this translates as MLASPRLTNWGKASGLLNYGNQWKGQRKVMHEVLQKKALKIMWPAIVKHTWLLVLRISDTCGLQSKIAHAVGAVILQSAYGYKATEAGDPMIGIARAGMQGFSDASMPPDFLVNIFPWLQYVPSWFPGASWKRQAIAWSKARESLINIPFGWTKQQMVNGTALPSALGSLLARLANNGSVTDQKEEEDGIKWAIGSLYAGAIETTTSTILIFILAMIHNPDIQVKAQQELDTVVGNQRLPEMQDQDDLPYIGRVVKEVFRWRPVGPLGVPHVCAKDDVYRGYFIPKEAVVMGNIWAMCSNPETYPNPEKFDPDRFKIPTTPDPPTFGFGRRICPGQEFADAFLFLAVATTLSILNIRPAKDSQENNIMPETKLTGNSLKVPFALSVHYGTTL
- a CDS encoding Retrotransposon gag protein, giving the protein MSTQPSTYVHANPNALSVPTNIQEIPAWAQEIKNLLLAMNQNLSLVIGQAAAHHTDIGTTQATLNNHDSSITNLDALIVKLGADIAKIGTAAASGSSLALATKAPKLATPDKFDGSDKNKAISFRVAVSHYLRISYPGSTVDEQIAFIISCLDGKAHEWLEPYLEEDVVKGNPVSWLHNLDAFWLQFNARWNVQNRTENFCAKLRTLKQTKGVQDYYKDFQTYSQGLGYNDPSLRDMFYDGLSHKIKETLMVQDYDHADASVTLATLAEKALKVDQCLEQFAAQHKVS
- a CDS encoding Transposon Tf2-1 polyprotein is translated as MTQGSLFLFKPIWKQIQHFYVYAIVDGKAKKGVLQKVGQNAKGIAVPIVKWNDGTTMDVTFKSLKKDNHPATATSSTAPKTSSSSLRNSGPSPMDLDSASSKGKKPIICATCGGRGHYANQCPSKSYSGHEAHISEDELENGDL
- a CDS encoding Transposon Tf2-1 polyprotein; the encoded protein is MSWLKLHNPTIDWPNKRITFNSQYCNNTCLSVSNSILGNVGGTSNHLEGIPEDLGGVEVIEPLEGIPRETGGTVDSPLESIPVELRNFAEVFSEDMKVTELPPHRPFDLGIDLIDPDKPVKAMVYPLKASDDEELRKLLKEQLDKGLICPSKSKYGSPVHFVNKKNGKRRMVVDYRSLNANTVKNAYPLPLIQSLIEKLRGAKYFSTIDLKSGYNLVRIKEGDEWKTAFKTKYGLFEYLVMPFGLCNAPAAFQHFMNEIFRDILDVYVVVYLDNILIFSESRELHTKHLQEVLKRLQDNACYCNLEKCNFYASEVDYLGVIANGEGVKADPKKITQAVDWATPRSVKGVQEFLGFINFYRRFIHNFSKLAQPLYQLLQKNIPWEWGERQEVSFKALEQALIESPVLIQPNPYKEFFLECDASDFATGAVLNQKGSDDKLHPVAFLSKSLAPAERNYDIFVLDVCGGQATYNDNQLYYGDQACKGNGELAKYNKEVA